The nucleotide window TTATTCCTATTGAACTGGCCCAACATCTTGCCAAAGAAATTATTATTGAAAAAAAGCAGCCGTACAGCCCCGTTGAAGAAGCTCTCGTACGTGCCGTACTTGGTTTCAGCGGTAATAAAAGGCTTTCTGAGATTGAAAAATTCCCGGTGAATTTCAAAATTAACACTACAAACGTTAAACAGGATTTGAAAGGACATTATCTTAAAAAAAGTATTACCTGGAGAAAATTTGAGATGGTTTTTTCTTTTCCTGAAACATACAAGCAATTTACGGAAGATATGGAAATGCAGTGGCAGTACGGTTTTGATCAGACCCTTAAATCTGTTGGAGGGCAATCACCCAACTTTCAGTTTTAAAATCTATTTTTACATAAAATTCAAATCAATCATCTCTCATGAATGTTTTTATAGCAGGTGGAACTTCCGGTATTGGCTACGCTCTTGCCCGGCATTATCTTGAAAAAGGATATTGCGTGGGAGTCTGCGGAAGAGATCTGAAAAAAATCCCTGAAAGCCTTTCTGAAAAATTTAAACCTTTTCAGGCAAATGTTTGTGATATAGATTCTATTTCGGCTGCGGTGCATTCATTTACAGGCCATGAAAACAATCTGGATATTTTCATCAATTGCGCAGGAAGCTATGCTGAAGATGTTGCAGGAAAAATTTCTTATGAAGAGGCTGAAGAAATGCTTCAAACCAATATTCTGGGAACAGTTAACTGCTTTGAAACTGCCAGGAAAGCAATGAAAGGGCATACAAAAGGAAAGATTGCAGTTATTGCTTCTGTCTCCGGAATCATGGACTATGAAAACTCCAGCCTGTATACCAAGACAAAACGGTCTGTGATCCAGATCGCCGATGCTTACCGCCGGGCTCTGAAACCGTTTGGAATTTCCGTAACGGCTGTTGCTCCCGGATATATAGACACCGGAAAATTACGGCAACTAAATAACAATGACCTGAGTAAAAAACCATTCCTTACCGATGTTGAAACCGCTGTGAATATTATTTCTACAGCTATTGAAAAGCAGGAAAAGCTAATAATTTTCCCTGCAAAAATGAAGTGGATGATGAAATCATTATCCTTACTCCCATCTTTTTTATTGAATATAATTATGTACAGGAAAGCCCAATGGATGAAAGACGACCAACCATAAAACAGCGGATTTATGCTTTCATTCTGTGTGCCCTTGCATTCATGGTTATTTATAATTTTGCAGCATGGTATACGTCAAAGGCTGAAAAAGTCCCGTCATTCGTATTTGATTTTGAAAAGCAGATCCCGTTTCTGCCATGGAGCATTATTCCGTACATGACCAGCGGTATTTTTTTCTGTTCGGTATTTTTTATGTGCCAAAACAAAGGACAGCTAAAAGTTCTTACAAAGAGAATGCTTTTTGTCACTGCTGCAGCAGGCATTTGCTTCGTTGTATTTCCGCTGAAATTTTCTTTATTAAAGCCTGAAACAGATGGTTCTATTCTAAACTATTCTTTTCTGTTTCTGAAAATATTCGATTCCCCTTTTAACCAGTCTCCGTCACTGCATATTGCCTATGCCTTTATTTTTTGGACGGTTTTCAGGAATTTGGGAAAATTACGGACCTTTTTAATGTTGTGGCTTATTTTACTTGGAATTTCTACGCTTACGACCTATCAGCACCATTTCATTGATATTCTGTCCGGAACCGTTCTTGCCCACATCAGTTTTGTTATTTTCCCATACCGCAAATATGATTTCCAGTACAGAAATTTTCACATTGCCAATTTTTATTTTTTGTCCGGATGGATACTGATCTCTACAGCCTTATTCCTGGACAGCTTTTTTAATCATTTTTGGCTCGTTTTACTTTGGCCTGCTTTAATGATTATAATTATCGGATATCATTATCAAAAAAATAACGTTCATTTTCTAAAAGACAAAAAGGGAAACATTTCATTATGGCGGAAGATCTTTTATGCACCTTATCTTATAATCTATCGGAGCTTCTGGAAATTTTTCCGGAAAAATAAGAAGCCTATCGAGATTTTACCCCGTATCTGTATTTCTTCGAGGCCCGACTCTAAAGACTTGAATAATTTCGAAATCAGCAGCTATACTTTGGTGTATGATCTTTCAGCAGAAATGGAGGAAACATCAGCATTAAAAAAGGACCTTTCCTACCATCCGTTTCCTTTTCTTGATATCGGAACTTTCGACATACATGAAACGCAAAAACTGGTTACAGAGATTACAGAGAATTATAAAAAACTTCCAACGGACGGAAAAATACTTATACATTGCACTATGGGCTTTACAAGAAGTACCGTCATAGGTATATTAGTAATGAAAAATATTCTATCTTTACCCATACCAGATGCAGTGGAAACTATGAAGAAGATGAATAAAAATGCAATAATTCATCCCTATCTGATGGATTTTTTGAAAAAAATTTAAACTATGAACAACGGACATTTTAAGAGTTTTGACGGCAGTACCATTTTCTACCGTGAATGGAATTACCAGCCTCAACAGAAAAGTATCATTATCATCCACCGTGGCCATGAACATTCAGAAAGACTGAATGATATTGCACAGTCGCCGCAGTTTTCCCAATATAACATTTTTGCTTTTGACCTGCGCGGGCATGGCTATACAGAAACCAAAACATCTTCCGTTTTCATGGATTATGTGCGGGATCTTGATTCTTTTTCCAAATTTTTAGGAACAGAATACCATATAAAAATTTCAGATATTTTCGTTTTGGCAAACAGTATCGGAGGGGTTGTTGCTTCAGCCTGGACCCATGATTTTGCTCCGGATATTGCAGGAATGGCACTTCTGGCTCCCGCTTTCAAAATTAATCTTATCGTCCCGTTAGCCAATGAAATGAT belongs to Chryseobacterium shigense and includes:
- a CDS encoding phosphatase PAP2 family protein, translating into MDDEIIILTPIFFIEYNYVQESPMDERRPTIKQRIYAFILCALAFMVIYNFAAWYTSKAEKVPSFVFDFEKQIPFLPWSIIPYMTSGIFFCSVFFMCQNKGQLKVLTKRMLFVTAAAGICFVVFPLKFSLLKPETDGSILNYSFLFLKIFDSPFNQSPSLHIAYAFIFWTVFRNLGKLRTFLMLWLILLGISTLTTYQHHFIDILSGTVLAHISFVIFPYRKYDFQYRNFHIANFYFLSGWILISTALFLDSFFNHFWLVLLWPALMIIIIGYHYQKNNVHFLKDKKGNISLWRKIFYAPYLIIYRSFWKFFRKNKKPIEILPRICISSRPDSKDLNNFEISSYTLVYDLSAEMEETSALKKDLSYHPFPFLDIGTFDIHETQKLVTEITENYKKLPTDGKILIHCTMGFTRSTVIGILVMKNILSLPIPDAVETMKKMNKNAIIHPYLMDFLKKI
- a CDS encoding SDR family NAD(P)-dependent oxidoreductase → MNVFIAGGTSGIGYALARHYLEKGYCVGVCGRDLKKIPESLSEKFKPFQANVCDIDSISAAVHSFTGHENNLDIFINCAGSYAEDVAGKISYEEAEEMLQTNILGTVNCFETARKAMKGHTKGKIAVIASVSGIMDYENSSLYTKTKRSVIQIADAYRRALKPFGISVTAVAPGYIDTGKLRQLNNNDLSKKPFLTDVETAVNIISTAIEKQEKLIIFPAKMKWMMKSLSLLPSFLLNIIMYRKAQWMKDDQP